A region from the Rhodamnia argentea isolate NSW1041297 chromosome 7, ASM2092103v1, whole genome shotgun sequence genome encodes:
- the LOC115743623 gene encoding 21 kDa protein-like has translation MGSPTSKNQSSSSTSTIPRHALAISTTAIFILFSIGQPCLASSMLDHSSSNAEFIKTSCGFTIYPDVCYRTLSSYASTIQTSRKEMANAALSVTLESARSASNTVAKLSKAGGLSKRAAGAVIDCVETISDSVDEIRQSLAAMKGLDGPEFEANMSNIQTWVSAALTDEDTCMDGFQEGGISNNKEVKGPIRNSIVRAAQLTSNALALINRLQ, from the coding sequence ATGGGATCACCGACGTCTAAAAACCAGTCCTCTTCTTCTACTTCCACCATCCCAAGGCATGCCCTTGCAATTTCAACCACCGCCATCTTCATTCTATTCTCAATTGGCCAACCATGCCTGGCCTCATCGATGCTCGACCACTCGTCATCCAACGCCGAGTTCATCAAGACCTCATGCGGGTTCACCATCTATCCGGACGTGTGTTACCGGACGCTCTCCTCCTACGCGAGCACCATCCAAACGAGCCGTAAGGAGATGGCCAATGCGGCTCTATCGGTGACCCTGGAGAGCGCGCGATCCGCCTCTAACACGGTGGCCAAGTTGTCGAAGGCCGGCGGCCTGAGCAAGAGAGCTGCAGGGGCGGTGATTGACTGCGTCGAGACCATAAGCGACTCGGTCGACGAGATCCGCCAGTCGTTGGCCGCGATGAAGGGTCTTGATGGCCCAGAATTCGAGGCCAACATGAGCAACATACAGACTTGGGTGAGTGCTGCTTTAACCGACGAGGACACTTGCATGGATGGGTTTCAAGAGGGTGGCATTAGTAACAACAAGGAAGTTAAAGGGCCAATTAGAAACAGCATTGTGAGGGCGGCTCAGTTAACTAGCAATGCTTTGGCTCTCATAAATAGACTCCAATAG
- the LOC115746134 gene encoding 21 kDa protein-like: MERSSALANLATTLLFCLAICSCAVSISSAQASTNTEFIRTSCSKTTYPRLCYTSLSSHATLVQTSPKLLAGAALNVTLDKARSTSTMMLRLSQARGMKLREVGAMRDCVEELSSSVDELRRSIGEMGEIKRSSNFGLIMNDVQTWVTAALTDENTCSDGFAGSMMNGNVKTVVRNEIVTIAHLTSNALALINHYASLHG, from the coding sequence atggaacGATCGAGTGCTTtagctaatttagcgacgacgcTCCTCTTTTGCCTCGCCATATGTTCCTGCGCCGTCTCAATTAGCTCAGCCCAAGCATCGACCAACACCGAGTTCATAAGAACGTCGTGCAGTAAAACCACCTACCCACGCCTGTGCTACACCTCCCTCTCCAGCCACGCCACCCTCGTCCAAACCAGCCCCAAGCTCCTAGCCGGCGCTGCCCTCAATGTCACCCTCGACAAGGCGCGTTCGACCTCAACCATGATGCTGAGGCTGTCCCAGGCCAGAGGGATGAAGCTGAGGGAGGTTGGGGCGATGCGCGACTGCGTCGAGGAGCTGAGCAGCTCGGTGGACGAGCTGAGGCGGTCCATCGGCGAGATGGGCGAGATCAAGAGGTCCTCCAACTTCGGGCTGATCATGAACGACGTCCAGACGTGGGTGACCGCTGCCCTGACGGATGAGAACACGTGCTCCGACGGCTTTGCCGGGAGCATGATGAATGGCAATGTGAAGACGGTTGTGAGGAATGAGATAGTGACCATCGCGCATCTCACCAGTAATGCTTTGGCCTTGATCAATCATTACGCCTCGCTTCATGGCTAA
- the LOC115741948 gene encoding MYB-like transcription factor ODO1: MGRQPCCDKLGVKKGPWTAEEDRKLVNFILTHGQCCWRAVPKLAGLRRCGKSCRLRWTNYLRPDLKRGLLNEAEERLVIDLHATLGNRWSKIAARLPGRTDNEIKNHWNTHIKKKLIRMGIDPVTHKPLQEQANEQVSSKPNEQAKFEVSNHKTPIYPCDGSSDNFSSPIIESSSTGKSPPFDPNISNFDDPWTNHIRWETFLENPSSWNFMFEGDRQEGYGEFGLCPPAGGDPSWLFNRESSGVESFSRSSFGDIDMSEFTRSTNIRS; the protein is encoded by the exons ATGGGCAGGCAGCCGTGTTGCGACAAGCTCGGGGTGAAGAAAGGGCCGTGGACGGCGGAGGAGGACCGGAAGCTGGTCAACTTCATACTCACCCACGGCCAATGTTGCTGGCGGGCCGTCCCGAAGCTCGCCGGGCTCCGCCGCTGCGGCAAGAGTTGCCGCCTCCGCTGGACCAACTATCTCCGACCCGACCTCAAGCGCGGCCTCCTCAACGAAGCCGAGGAGCGCCTGGTCATTGATCTCCATGCCACTCTCGGCAATAG GTGGTCGAAAATAGCAGCAAGACTACCCGGAAGAACGGACAACGAGATCAAAAACCACTGGAACACCCACATCAAGAAGAAGCTAATCAGGATGGGCATCGACCCAGTCACTCACAAGCCCCTCCAAGAACAAGCCAACGAACAGGTCTCTTCTAAACCTAATGAGCAAGCCAAGTTCGAAGTTAGCAACCACAAGACGCCGATCTATCCTTGCGATGGGAGCTCCGACAACTTTAGCTCCCCAATAATCGAGAGCTCCTCGACGGGCAAGTCCCCACCCTTCGACCCGAATATTAGCAACTTCGATGACCCTTGGACGAATCACATACGGTGGGAGACGTTCCTCGAGAACCCATCGTCGTGGAACTTCATGTTTGAGGGAGATCGCCAGGAAGGTTACGGCGAATTCGGGTTGTGTCCCCCGGCGGGTGGCGACCCTTCTTGGTTGTTCAACCGCGAGAGCTCCGGAGTCGAGAGTTTTTCCCGGAGTAGCTTCGGTGACATAGACATGAGTGAATTCACAAGGAGCACTAACATCCGCTCCTAG